In a single window of the Ancylobacter polymorphus genome:
- a CDS encoding RrF2 family transcriptional regulator, whose amino-acid sequence MKRDSRLSSVLHALLHMAERDGPMTSEELATCMHTHPVVVRRTMGLLREAGLVRSARGPQGGWRISADLAAVTLRQLHETLGEPAIFAIGNRQEMPFCLVEQAVNAALDDAFAEAEALLLARFGQITLADLAADFSRRHAARREGKT is encoded by the coding sequence ATGAAGCGCGACAGCCGTCTCTCCTCCGTCCTCCACGCCCTGCTGCACATGGCGGAGCGGGACGGGCCGATGACCTCCGAGGAACTGGCCACCTGCATGCACACCCATCCCGTGGTGGTCCGCCGCACGATGGGCCTGCTGCGCGAGGCCGGGCTGGTGCGCTCGGCGCGCGGGCCGCAGGGCGGGTGGCGGATCAGTGCCGATCTCGCCGCCGTCACCCTGCGTCAGCTGCATGAGACGCTTGGCGAGCCGGCCATCTTCGCCATCGGCAACCGGCAGGAGATGCCCTTCTGCCTTGTCGAGCAGGCGGTGAACGCCGCCCTTGACGACGCCTTTGCCGAAGCCGAGGCGCTGCTGCTCGCCCGTTTCGGCCAGATCACCCTGGCGGATCTCGCCGCCGATTTCAGCCGCCGCCATGCCGCACGGCGCGAAGGGAAAACCTGA